From a region of the Streptomyces venezuelae genome:
- a CDS encoding sugar-binding transcriptional regulator, with translation MSAGRSALRMGPAELVQAAAMARRFYLEGKSKIQIAEEFGVSRFKVARVLETALERDLVRIEIRVPAELDAERSDALRARYGLRHAVVVESPADATEDAPDPENLGAVAADLLGELVNEGDVLGLAWGRSTIHMAASLHRLPQCTVVQLTGVYDAGTAERGSVEAVRRAAQVSGGDAHPIYAPMLLPDPATAAALRSQTGIARAFEYFDKVTVAAVSIGSWEPGISTVHDMLTDEEREHYASLGVAAEMSAHLFDAEGRRVGRDLGERCITVEADRLRRIPEVVAIAGGLRKAAAIGAVLRSGLVTSLVTDTAVADYLLTESAPGLRPALDRADPDD, from the coding sequence ATGTCGGCGGGACGGTCAGCCCTGCGGATGGGACCCGCGGAGCTGGTGCAGGCGGCGGCCATGGCACGCCGCTTCTACCTGGAGGGCAAGTCCAAGATCCAGATTGCCGAGGAGTTCGGCGTGAGCCGCTTCAAGGTGGCCCGGGTCCTGGAGACCGCCCTCGAACGTGACCTCGTACGGATCGAGATCCGGGTACCGGCCGAGCTCGATGCCGAGCGGTCGGACGCGCTCAGGGCCCGGTACGGGCTCCGGCACGCCGTCGTCGTGGAGTCGCCCGCCGACGCCACCGAGGACGCGCCCGACCCGGAGAACCTGGGCGCGGTCGCCGCCGATCTGCTGGGCGAGCTGGTCAACGAAGGCGACGTACTGGGCCTGGCGTGGGGGCGGTCGACCATTCACATGGCCGCCTCCCTGCACCGGCTGCCGCAGTGCACCGTGGTGCAGCTGACCGGCGTGTACGACGCGGGGACGGCCGAACGCGGTTCGGTCGAGGCCGTACGCCGGGCCGCGCAGGTCTCGGGCGGTGACGCGCACCCGATCTACGCGCCGATGCTGCTGCCCGATCCGGCGACCGCGGCGGCGCTGCGCAGCCAGACGGGGATCGCGCGCGCTTTCGAGTACTTCGACAAGGTGACGGTCGCGGCGGTGTCGATCGGCTCGTGGGAGCCGGGTATCTCGACGGTGCACGACATGCTGACCGACGAGGAGCGGGAGCACTACGCCTCGCTGGGCGTGGCCGCGGAGATGTCCGCGCACCTGTTCGACGCCGAGGGGCGTCGCGTCGGCCGGGACCTCGGCGAACGGTGCATCACCGTGGAGGCGGACCGGCTGCGGCGGATCCCCGAGGTCGTGGCGATCGCGGGCGGACTGCGCAAGGCCGCGGCGATCGGGGCCGTGCTGAGGTCGGGGCTGGTGACCAGCCTCGTCACCGACACGGCGGTCGCCGACTACCTCCTCAC
- the rpe gene encoding ribulose-phosphate 3-epimerase, which produces MAAQIYPSILSADFARLAEEAKAVEGADWLHVDVMDNHFVPNLTLGMPIVESLSRATDIPLDLHLMIEDPDRWAPQYVEAGAGSVTFHAEAAAAPVRLAREIRAKGARASMALKPATPIEQYEDILPELDMLLIMTVEPGFGGQPFLDIMLPKIRRTRELIAKHGLELWLQVDGGVSASTIERCAEAGADVFVAGSAVYGAVDPATAVRTLREQAGAAIAAAPWACDH; this is translated from the coding sequence ATGGCCGCTCAGATCTATCCCAGCATCCTGTCCGCCGACTTCGCCCGTCTCGCCGAGGAGGCGAAGGCCGTCGAGGGGGCCGACTGGCTGCATGTCGACGTCATGGACAACCACTTCGTCCCGAACCTGACCCTCGGTATGCCGATCGTGGAGTCCCTGAGCAGGGCCACGGACATCCCGCTCGACCTTCACCTGATGATCGAGGACCCGGACCGCTGGGCCCCCCAGTACGTGGAGGCCGGCGCGGGCTCGGTCACCTTCCACGCCGAGGCCGCCGCCGCGCCCGTACGGCTCGCCCGGGAGATCCGGGCCAAGGGGGCGCGGGCCTCGATGGCCCTCAAGCCCGCGACGCCGATCGAGCAGTACGAGGACATCCTTCCCGAGCTCGACATGCTGCTGATCATGACGGTCGAGCCCGGCTTCGGCGGCCAGCCCTTTCTCGACATCATGCTCCCGAAGATCCGCCGTACCCGGGAGCTGATCGCGAAGCACGGTCTGGAGCTGTGGCTCCAGGTCGACGGCGGGGTCTCGGCCTCGACCATCGAGCGCTGTGCCGAGGCCGGAGCGGACGTCTTCGTGGCGGGCAGCGCGGTCTACGGGGCGGTCGATCCCGCCACCGCCGTGCGCACGCTGCGTGAGCAGGCGGGTGCGGCGATCGCCGCCGCGCCGTGGGCGTGCGACCACTGA
- a CDS encoding RsmB/NOP family class I SAM-dependent RNA methyltransferase encodes MSEQPRQPRRKPAPAGAGGKQAKPYRRPQKDPVRMLAFEVLRAVDERDAYANLVLPPLLKKARQDEKFEARDAALATELVYGTLRRQGTYDAVIKACIDRPLREVDPPVLDVLSLGAHQLLGTRIPTHAAVSASVELARVVLGDGRAKFVNAVLRKIAAHDLDGWLERVAPPYEEDAEEHLAVYHSHPRWVVSALWDSLGGGRAGIEDLLEADNERPEVTLVARPGRSTPEELLEAVGEDSALPGRWSPYAVRMAEGGEPGALEAVRDGRAGVQDEGSQLVAMALAAAPVEGRDERWLDGCAGPGGKAALLAALAAQRGAFLLASEKQPHRARLVERSLAGNPGPYQVIAADGTRPAWLPGSFDRVLMDVPCSGLGALRRRPEARWRRRPEDLEGFAPLQRGLLREALAAVRVGGVVGYATCSPHLAETRVVVDDVLKGRGAGHSPVSAELIDARPFMSGVPALGDGPDIQLWPHLHGTDAMYLALLRRTA; translated from the coding sequence GTGAGCGAACAGCCCCGTCAGCCCCGTCGCAAGCCCGCCCCCGCAGGCGCCGGTGGCAAGCAGGCCAAGCCCTACCGCCGGCCGCAGAAGGACCCCGTCCGGATGCTGGCCTTCGAGGTGCTCCGGGCGGTGGACGAGCGCGACGCCTACGCCAACCTCGTACTGCCGCCGCTGCTCAAGAAGGCCCGCCAGGACGAGAAGTTCGAAGCACGGGACGCGGCACTGGCCACCGAGCTGGTCTACGGGACACTGCGCCGCCAGGGCACCTACGACGCCGTCATCAAGGCGTGCATCGACCGCCCGCTGCGGGAGGTGGACCCGCCGGTGCTGGACGTGCTCTCGCTCGGCGCCCACCAGCTGCTCGGCACCCGCATCCCCACGCACGCCGCGGTCTCGGCGAGCGTGGAACTGGCCCGGGTGGTGCTCGGAGACGGGCGCGCCAAGTTCGTGAACGCCGTCCTGCGCAAGATCGCCGCGCACGATCTGGACGGCTGGCTGGAGCGCGTCGCCCCGCCCTACGAGGAGGACGCCGAGGAACACCTCGCGGTGTACCACTCGCACCCCCGGTGGGTCGTCAGCGCCCTGTGGGACTCGCTGGGCGGCGGGCGTGCGGGCATCGAGGACCTGCTGGAGGCCGACAACGAACGGCCCGAGGTGACCCTGGTCGCCCGCCCGGGCCGGTCCACGCCGGAGGAACTCCTGGAGGCCGTCGGCGAGGACTCGGCGCTGCCGGGCCGCTGGTCGCCGTACGCCGTCCGGATGGCCGAGGGCGGCGAACCGGGCGCGCTGGAGGCGGTCCGCGACGGCCGTGCGGGCGTCCAGGACGAGGGCAGCCAGCTGGTGGCCATGGCCCTCGCGGCCGCACCGGTCGAAGGCCGCGACGAGCGGTGGCTCGACGGCTGCGCGGGCCCGGGCGGCAAGGCGGCGCTGCTCGCGGCGCTCGCGGCGCAGCGCGGGGCGTTCCTGCTGGCCTCGGAGAAGCAGCCGCACCGGGCCCGGCTCGTGGAGCGATCCCTCGCCGGCAACCCCGGCCCGTACCAGGTCATCGCGGCCGACGGCACCCGCCCGGCCTGGCTGCCGGGCTCCTTCGACCGCGTCCTGATGGACGTCCCCTGCTCGGGCCTCGGCGCGCTGCGCCGCCGCCCCGAGGCCCGCTGGCGCCGCCGCCCGGAGGATCTGGAGGGCTTCGCGCCGCTCCAGCGCGGGCTGCTGCGTGAGGCGCTGGCGGCGGTGCGGGTGGGCGGCGTCGTCGGCTACGCGACGTGCTCGCCGCACCTCGCGGAGACCCGGGTCGTCGTGGACGACGTCCTGAAGGGCCGTGGCGCGGGCCACTCCCCGGTGTCCGCGGAACTCATCGACGCGAGGCCCTTCATGTCGGGCGTCCCGGCCCTGGGCGACGGCCCGGACATCCAGCTGTGGCCCCACCTGCACGGCACGGACGCGATGTACCTGGCACTCCTGAGGCGCACGGCGTAG
- the fmt gene encoding methionyl-tRNA formyltransferase: MKLVFAGTPEVAVPALDALIASGRHEVAAVVTRPDAPAGRGRRLVASPVAERAEEAGIEVLKPVRPRDPDFQARLREIDPDCCPVVAYGALLPKSALDIPRHGWVNLHFSLLPAWRGAAPVQQSIIAGDQVTGASTFRIEEGLDTGPVYGILTEEIRPTDTSGDLLTRLAFAGSGLLAATMDGIEDGTLRAVEQPHDGVSHAPKITVEDARIDWTAPAMRADRVVRGCTPAPGAWTVFRGERLKLISLGLVPDRTDLAPGELAPAKNNVYAGTGSHAVELLWVQPQGKKPMRAADWARGVRIAPGERLGGADVG; this comes from the coding sequence GTGAAGCTCGTCTTCGCAGGCACCCCCGAGGTTGCCGTACCCGCCCTGGACGCCCTGATCGCCTCCGGGCGGCACGAGGTCGCCGCCGTCGTCACCCGGCCCGACGCACCGGCCGGCCGCGGCCGCCGCCTCGTCGCCAGCCCGGTCGCCGAACGCGCCGAGGAAGCGGGCATCGAGGTGCTCAAGCCCGTCCGCCCCCGCGACCCCGACTTCCAGGCCCGGCTGCGCGAGATCGACCCGGACTGCTGCCCGGTCGTGGCCTACGGCGCCCTGCTCCCCAAGAGCGCCCTCGACATCCCCCGGCACGGCTGGGTCAACCTGCACTTCTCGCTGCTGCCCGCATGGCGCGGAGCCGCGCCCGTCCAGCAGTCGATCATCGCCGGCGACCAGGTCACCGGCGCCTCCACCTTCCGCATCGAGGAAGGCCTGGACACCGGCCCGGTCTACGGCATCCTCACCGAGGAGATCCGGCCCACCGACACCAGCGGCGACCTGCTCACCCGGCTCGCCTTCGCCGGGTCCGGGCTGCTCGCCGCCACCATGGACGGCATCGAGGACGGCACCCTGCGCGCCGTCGAACAGCCCCACGACGGGGTCTCCCACGCGCCCAAGATCACCGTGGAGGACGCCCGGATCGACTGGACCGCCCCCGCGATGCGCGCCGACCGCGTGGTGCGCGGCTGCACCCCGGCCCCGGGCGCCTGGACCGTTTTCCGCGGGGAACGCCTGAAGCTGATCTCGCTGGGCCTGGTGCCCGACCGCACGGACCTGGCGCCGGGCGAGCTGGCCCCCGCCAAGAACAACGTGTACGCGGGCACCGGCTCGCATGCCGTGGAACTGCTGTGGGTGCAGCCGCAGGGCAAGAAGCCGATGCGCGCCGCCGACTGGGCGCGCGGTGTACGGATCGCTCCCGGCGAGCGGCTCGGCGGAGCCGACGTAGGCTGA
- a CDS encoding primosomal protein N', with the protein MSSDNGESETDAGGPPEQLALIREMVAEAKAKAPKAKPRTWRGAALAEELPVARVLVNKGVLHLDRTFDYAVPAELSEAAQPGVRVRVRFGAGSHHVRGGRREGGSLIDGFIVERRAESDYEGALAALAHVVSPEVVLSPRMLALARAVADRYAGSLADVLQLALPPRNAKAEAKPSPEPLPPPAAPEPGGWERYGSGPGFLRALATGAAPRAVWTALPGPGWADELARAMAATLASGRGALAVLPDGRTAARVDDALTALLGEGRHALLTAESGPEKRYRQWLAVHRGSVRAVIGTRAAMFAPVRDLGLVAVWDDGDSSHSDDNAPFPHVREVLELRAVSDGCGFLAGSTSCTVEAAQLVESGWARPLIADRETVRACAPRIRTVGDELLARDEAARAARLPSLAWETVREGLKTGPVLVQVPRRGYVPRLACERCRTPARCTVCAGPLEAPDERDLRCGWCGRGEPSWHCEECGSFRLRAQVVGARRTAEELGRAFPAVAVRTSGRDHVLDEVPDRPALVVCTPGAEPVVAGAGYAAALLLDGWAMLTRPDLRAGEDALRRWIAAASLVRGDGQVVVVAEPTLRPVQALVRWDPVGHAVRELAERSQLGFPPVSRMAAVAGRGEAVEAFLAGAGLPPDAEILGPVPLPGRRGEGSPGERALVRVPPGSGAALAAALKSAQAARMAKGGPAADAVRVRIDPPDIG; encoded by the coding sequence GTGAGCAGCGACAACGGCGAGAGCGAGACCGACGCGGGGGGCCCGCCGGAGCAGCTCGCGCTGATCCGGGAGATGGTCGCCGAGGCGAAGGCCAAGGCGCCCAAGGCGAAGCCGCGCACCTGGCGGGGCGCGGCCCTGGCCGAGGAGCTGCCCGTCGCCCGGGTCCTCGTGAACAAGGGCGTGCTCCACCTCGACCGGACCTTCGACTACGCCGTGCCCGCCGAGCTCTCCGAGGCCGCCCAGCCCGGCGTCCGCGTCCGCGTCCGCTTCGGCGCCGGCTCCCACCACGTACGCGGCGGCCGCCGCGAGGGCGGCAGCCTCATCGACGGCTTCATCGTCGAGCGCCGCGCCGAGTCCGACTACGAAGGCGCACTGGCCGCCCTCGCCCACGTGGTCTCGCCCGAGGTGGTCCTCAGCCCCCGCATGCTCGCCCTGGCCCGCGCCGTCGCCGACCGGTACGCCGGCAGCCTCGCCGACGTGCTCCAGCTCGCCCTGCCTCCGCGCAACGCCAAGGCCGAGGCCAAGCCCTCCCCGGAGCCGCTGCCGCCGCCCGCCGCCCCCGAGCCCGGCGGCTGGGAGCGGTACGGCTCCGGCCCCGGCTTCCTGCGCGCCCTCGCCACGGGCGCCGCCCCGCGCGCCGTGTGGACCGCACTGCCCGGCCCCGGCTGGGCCGACGAACTCGCCCGCGCCATGGCCGCCACCCTGGCCTCCGGGCGCGGGGCCCTCGCCGTGCTCCCCGACGGGCGGACCGCCGCCCGCGTCGACGACGCGCTGACCGCCCTCCTCGGCGAAGGCCGGCACGCCCTGCTGACCGCCGAGTCGGGGCCCGAGAAGCGCTACCGCCAGTGGCTGGCCGTGCACCGCGGCTCCGTGCGGGCCGTCATCGGCACCCGGGCCGCGATGTTCGCACCCGTACGGGACCTCGGACTGGTCGCCGTCTGGGACGACGGCGACTCCAGCCACAGCGACGACAACGCACCCTTCCCGCACGTCCGCGAGGTCCTGGAACTGCGCGCCGTGAGCGACGGCTGCGGCTTCCTCGCGGGCAGCACGAGCTGCACCGTGGAGGCCGCCCAGCTGGTCGAGTCCGGCTGGGCCAGGCCCCTGATCGCCGACCGCGAGACCGTACGGGCCTGCGCGCCCCGGATCCGGACCGTCGGGGACGAACTGCTCGCCCGCGACGAGGCCGCCCGGGCCGCACGCCTGCCGAGCCTGGCCTGGGAGACCGTACGGGAAGGACTGAAGACCGGGCCCGTACTGGTCCAGGTACCGCGGCGCGGCTATGTGCCGCGGCTGGCGTGCGAGCGGTGCCGGACCCCCGCCCGCTGCACGGTCTGCGCGGGACCGCTGGAGGCCCCCGACGAGCGGGACCTGCGGTGCGGCTGGTGCGGGCGCGGCGAGCCGTCCTGGCACTGCGAGGAATGCGGGTCGTTCCGGCTGCGGGCCCAGGTGGTCGGCGCGCGGCGCACCGCCGAGGAGCTGGGGCGGGCCTTCCCGGCCGTGGCCGTCCGGACCTCCGGCCGCGACCACGTACTCGACGAGGTTCCGGACCGGCCCGCGCTGGTGGTGTGCACCCCCGGCGCCGAGCCGGTCGTGGCCGGCGCCGGGTACGCGGCCGCACTGCTGCTCGACGGCTGGGCCATGCTGACCCGGCCCGACCTGCGGGCCGGTGAGGACGCGCTGCGGCGGTGGATCGCGGCCGCCTCCCTGGTCCGGGGCGACGGCCAGGTCGTGGTGGTCGCCGAGCCGACCCTGCGGCCCGTCCAGGCGCTCGTCCGGTGGGACCCGGTGGGCCATGCCGTACGGGAGCTCGCGGAGCGGTCCCAGCTCGGTTTCCCGCCGGTGTCCCGGATGGCGGCGGTGGCCGGCCGGGGCGAGGCCGTCGAGGCCTTCCTGGCCGGGGCCGGGCTGCCGCCCGACGCGGAGATCCTGGGGCCCGTACCGCTCCCCGGGCGCCGCGGGGAAGGGTCCCCCGGGGAGCGGGCACTGGTCCGGGTGCCGCCCGGCAGCGGAGCCGCCCTGGCGGCCGCCCTGAAGTCGGCGCAGGCCGCGCGGATGGCGAAGGGCGGTCCGGCGGCGGACGCCGTCCGGGTCCGCATCGACCCGCCCGACATCGGCTGA
- the metK gene encoding methionine adenosyltransferase, translated as MSRRLFTSESVTEGHPDKIADQISDTILDALLTEDPTSRVAVETLITTGLVHIAGEVTTKAYAPIAQLVRDKILEIGYDSSKKGFDGASCGVSVSIGAQSPDIAQGVDTAYEKRVEGDEDELDKQGAGDQGLMFGYACDETPELMPLPIHIAHRLSRRLSEVRKNGTIPYLRPDGKTQVTIEYDGDKAVRLDTVVVSSQHASDIDLDSLLAPDIREFVVEHVLAQLVEDGIKLDTEGYRLLVNPTGRFEIGGPMGDAGLTGRKIIIDTYGGMARHGGGAFSGKDPSKVDRSAAYAMRWVAKNVVAAGLASRCEVQVAYAIGKAEPVGLFVETFGTAKVEVQKIEDAIGEVFDLRPAAIIRDLDLLRPIYAQTAAYGHFGRELPDFTWERTDRVDALRAAAGL; from the coding sequence GTGTCCCGTCGTCTGTTCACCTCGGAGTCCGTCACCGAGGGCCACCCCGACAAGATCGCTGACCAGATCAGCGACACGATCCTCGACGCGCTCCTCACCGAGGACCCCACCTCGCGCGTCGCCGTGGAGACCCTCATCACCACGGGTCTCGTGCACATCGCGGGAGAGGTGACGACGAAGGCCTACGCGCCGATCGCGCAGCTCGTCCGGGACAAGATCCTCGAAATCGGCTACGACTCCTCGAAGAAGGGCTTCGACGGCGCCTCCTGCGGCGTGTCGGTGTCCATCGGCGCCCAGTCCCCGGACATCGCGCAGGGCGTCGACACCGCCTACGAGAAGCGCGTCGAGGGCGACGAGGACGAGCTGGACAAGCAGGGCGCCGGCGACCAGGGCCTGATGTTCGGCTACGCATGCGACGAGACCCCCGAGCTCATGCCGCTGCCGATCCACATCGCGCACCGTCTGTCGCGTCGGCTCTCCGAGGTCCGCAAGAACGGGACCATCCCGTACCTGCGCCCCGACGGCAAGACCCAGGTCACCATCGAGTACGACGGCGACAAGGCCGTGCGCCTGGACACCGTCGTGGTGTCCTCCCAGCACGCCTCGGACATCGACCTCGACTCGCTGCTCGCGCCCGACATCCGCGAGTTCGTCGTCGAGCACGTCCTGGCCCAGCTCGTCGAGGACGGCATCAAGCTCGACACCGAGGGCTACCGCCTCCTGGTGAACCCGACCGGCCGCTTCGAGATCGGCGGCCCGATGGGCGACGCCGGCCTCACCGGCCGCAAGATCATCATCGACACCTACGGCGGCATGGCCCGGCACGGCGGCGGCGCCTTCTCCGGCAAGGACCCGTCGAAGGTCGACCGCTCCGCCGCCTACGCCATGCGCTGGGTCGCCAAGAACGTGGTCGCCGCCGGCCTCGCCTCGCGCTGCGAGGTCCAGGTCGCGTACGCCATCGGCAAGGCCGAGCCCGTCGGTCTCTTCGTCGAGACCTTCGGCACCGCCAAGGTCGAGGTCCAGAAGATCGAGGACGCGATCGGCGAGGTCTTCGACCTGCGCCCGGCCGCGATCATCCGCGACCTGGACCTGCTGCGCCCGATCTACGCCCAGACCGCCGCCTACGGCCACTTCGGCCGTGAGCTGCCGGACTTCACCTGGGAGCGCACCGACCGCGTGGACGCGCTGCGCGCGGCCGCCGGCCTGTAG
- the coaBC gene encoding bifunctional phosphopantothenoylcysteine decarboxylase/phosphopantothenate--cysteine ligase CoaBC, which yields MDKPKVVLGVSGGIAAYKACELLRRLTESGHDVRVVPTASSLNFVGEATWSALSGNPASTEVWESVHEVPHVRIGQSADLVVVAPATADLLAKAAHGLADDLLTNTLLTARCPVVFAPAMHTEMWEHPATQENVATLRRRGALVIEPAVGRLTGKDTGKGRLPDPEEIFEVCRRVLARGVAEADLAGRHVVISAGGTREPLDPVRFLGNRSSGKQGYALARTAVARGARVTLVSANAALADPAGVDVVRVGTAVQLREAVLKAAADADAVVMAAAVADFRPAEYASGKIKKKDGQEPAPVALVRNPDVLAELSADRARAGQVIVGFAAETDDVLANGRAKLARKGCDLLVVNEVGETRTFGSEENEAVILASDGTETQVPYGPKEALADVMWDQVAVRLEPRRA from the coding sequence GTGGACAAGCCGAAGGTCGTACTGGGAGTCAGCGGTGGCATCGCCGCCTACAAGGCGTGCGAGCTGCTGCGCCGGCTGACCGAGTCCGGCCACGACGTGCGGGTGGTGCCCACGGCCTCCTCCCTGAACTTCGTCGGGGAGGCCACCTGGTCCGCCCTCTCCGGGAACCCGGCCTCCACCGAGGTCTGGGAATCCGTCCACGAGGTGCCGCACGTGCGCATCGGGCAGTCCGCCGACCTCGTCGTCGTCGCCCCCGCCACGGCCGACCTGCTGGCCAAGGCCGCCCACGGACTCGCCGACGACCTGCTCACGAACACCCTGCTCACCGCCCGCTGTCCGGTGGTCTTCGCCCCGGCCATGCACACCGAGATGTGGGAGCACCCCGCCACCCAGGAGAACGTGGCCACACTGCGCCGCCGCGGTGCTCTCGTCATCGAACCCGCCGTCGGCCGGCTCACGGGCAAGGACACCGGCAAGGGGCGGCTGCCCGACCCCGAGGAGATCTTCGAGGTCTGCCGCCGCGTCCTGGCCCGAGGAGTGGCCGAGGCGGACCTCGCCGGGCGGCACGTGGTGATCAGCGCGGGCGGAACGCGGGAGCCGCTGGACCCCGTCCGATTCCTCGGCAACCGCTCCTCCGGCAAGCAGGGCTACGCCCTCGCCCGTACCGCGGTCGCCCGGGGGGCCCGGGTCACCCTGGTCTCGGCCAACGCCGCGCTGGCCGACCCGGCCGGGGTGGACGTCGTACGCGTGGGGACGGCCGTGCAGCTGCGGGAGGCCGTGCTCAAGGCCGCCGCGGACGCCGACGCCGTGGTGATGGCCGCGGCCGTCGCCGATTTCCGGCCCGCCGAATACGCGAGCGGAAAGATCAAGAAGAAGGACGGACAGGAGCCGGCGCCGGTGGCGCTCGTACGCAATCCGGACGTTCTCGCGGAGCTCTCGGCCGATCGCGCGAGGGCCGGACAGGTGATCGTGGGATTCGCCGCCGAGACCGACGACGTCCTCGCGAACGGCCGCGCGAAGCTCGCCCGAAAAGGCTGCGACCTGCTCGTCGTGAACGAGGTCGGGGAGACCCGAACCTTTGGTTCCGAGGAGAATGAAGCGGTCATCCTGGCCTCTGACGGCACTGAGACTCAGGTGCCCTATGGTCCGAAGGAAGCCTTGGCTGACGTGATGTGGGACCAGGTGGCGGTCCGCCTGGAGCCGCGACGCGCCTGA
- the rpoZ gene encoding DNA-directed RNA polymerase subunit omega, with translation MSSSITAPEGIINPPIDELLEATDSKYSLVIYAAKRARQINAYYSQLGEGLLEYVGPLVDTHVHEKPLSIALREINAGLLTSEAIEAPAQ, from the coding sequence GTGTCCTCTTCCATCACCGCGCCCGAGGGCATCATCAACCCGCCGATCGACGAGCTGCTCGAGGCTACCGACTCGAAGTACAGCCTCGTGATCTACGCGGCCAAGCGCGCGCGTCAGATCAACGCGTACTACTCGCAGCTCGGTGAGGGCCTGCTCGAGTACGTCGGCCCGCTGGTGGACACCCACGTCCACGAGAAGCCGCTTTCGATCGCGCTGCGCGAGATCAACGCCGGTCTGCTGACCTCCGAGGCCATCGAGGCCCCGGCCCAGTAG
- the gmk gene encoding guanylate kinase, producing the protein MAAEVRPRLTVLSGPSGVGKSTVVAHMRKVHPEVWLSVSATTRKPRPGERHGVHYFFVNDDEFDKLIANGELLEWAEFAGNRYGTPRGAVLERLDNGEPVLLEIDLQGARLVRESKPDAQLVFLAPPSWDELVRRLTGRGTESAEVIERRLAAAKIELAAESEFDTTLVNTSVEDVARELLALMAVV; encoded by the coding sequence ATGGCAGCAGAGGTTCGTCCGCGGCTGACCGTGCTCTCCGGCCCTTCAGGGGTCGGCAAGAGCACGGTCGTCGCGCATATGCGCAAGGTTCACCCCGAGGTATGGCTCTCGGTGTCGGCCACCACCCGCAAGCCGCGGCCCGGTGAGCGACACGGAGTCCACTACTTCTTCGTCAATGACGACGAGTTCGACAAGCTGATCGCCAACGGCGAGCTGCTGGAGTGGGCCGAGTTCGCGGGCAACCGCTACGGCACCCCCCGCGGCGCGGTGCTGGAACGCCTGGACAACGGCGAACCGGTGCTGCTGGAGATCGACCTCCAGGGCGCACGGCTCGTCCGCGAGTCCAAGCCCGACGCCCAGCTGGTCTTCCTGGCTCCGCCGAGCTGGGACGAGCTCGTCCGCCGGCTGACCGGCCGGGGCACCGAATCGGCGGAGGTCATCGAGCGCCGGCTGGCCGCCGCCAAGATCGAACTCGCTGCCGAATCCGAGTTCGACACCACCCTGGTCAACACCTCCGTCGAGGACGTAGCCCGTGAGCTGCTAGCCTTGATGGCAGTTGTCTGA
- a CDS encoding integration host factor, which produces MALPPLTPEQRAAALEKAAAARRERAEVKNRLKHSGASLQEVIKTGQENDVIGKMKVSALLESLPGVGKVRAKQIMERLGISESRRVRGLGSNQIASLEREFGSTGA; this is translated from the coding sequence GTGGCTCTTCCGCCCCTTACCCCTGAACAGCGCGCAGCCGCGCTCGAAAAGGCCGCCGCGGCTCGCCGGGAGCGGGCCGAGGTCAAGAATCGACTCAAGCACTCCGGTGCCTCGCTCCAAGAGGTCATCAAGACGGGCCAGGAGAACGACGTCATCGGCAAGATGAAGGTCTCCGCCCTGCTGGAGTCCCTGCCGGGCGTGGGCAAGGTGCGCGCCAAGCAGATCATGGAGCGTCTCGGCATCTCCGAGTCCCGGCGTGTCCGAGGTCTCGGTTCCAACCAGATCGCCTCTCTGGAGCGCGAGTTCGGCAGCACCGGCGCCTGA